The Mytilus trossulus isolate FHL-02 chromosome 3, PNRI_Mtr1.1.1.hap1, whole genome shotgun sequence genome contains a region encoding:
- the LOC134712537 gene encoding uncharacterized protein LOC134712537 isoform X1 produces MDNNHTCMTDYVIPVYNYLDRCIDELYQNASSNSQPVLKFRRKFKTTHIKSSNCSNSVKGHDQNTNKVSEVNGKKYFSTENRNLEDAENGSLLSHNVLMEKKHFSNENLNMLNNEKYAERGKLLPQAVMTYSKKFDQCKDFHKQNIQNNVDNSYLQQFALKSEGRKGTVKTQKLKGDPSYLEISSKPRIEHKKHFVRYEKERFCAAATENIIHVDSENQQKSQAMDSENQLKSYFAPHNLNQIANSKNMQQKDPPRLKENDLINLSFDMLLENYNKPTKLPEFKFRLKSKSRSLPICKVDQDFINTTEQTWLESRSLTISKVEEDFKNTIGQTRLDTRSLPFCKVDPAFNNTTEPTRLESHSLPILIAVDAEEHTTDLTPLKSKCLPLWKVSHAVGSTTDPKLYKSRSLPFCKVDQTVERTTQQNPPKNYEIINVLGPCEKEDSDTGSDKSGITSARQRNKDDKSLDISRRKLEGRNSSEHKNHKDMHRKYKVSRKEEDALNRRPRVSDGLKQHAMKTDRLHGHSSRHKSRHDREYRERHSHRIKKHKEKSKHRKQDVKTSEKSLLSDIVTPRVDKGVQACESDRKTSKNVVSLQNKIDCNKIDKLCLTRPYSKGSKIDKASHKGSGNRNTRYSYDEKRKKKGSFEKSYLCTNLKEAKSYNKNSRTDKYRRTRGATKNIQEQQKRTKELTTVYQNMQDKILQKHLEDVSTTNNVYDCLHVMDEKVDLISSEHDVLPKSQATEWSNGEKQYSLTSNNQSKHGFHYGGIWKSITREKV; encoded by the exons ATGGACAACAACCATACATGTATGACAGACTATGTGATACCAGTGTATAATTATCTTGATAGATGTATTGATGAGTTATACCAAAATGCTTCTTCCAACAGTCAACCAGTCTTAAAATTCAGAAGAAAGTTTAAAACCACACACATTAAAAGTAGCAATTGCAGTAACTCTGTGAAAGGTCAtgatcaaaacacaaataaagtttCTGAAGTCAatgggaaaaaatatttttcaactgaaaatagaaatttaGAAGATGCAGAAAATGGTAGTCTCTTGTCACACAATGTTTTGATggaaaagaaacatttttcaaatgaaaacttaaacatgttaaataatgaaaagtacGCAGAAAGAGGTAAACTGTTGCCACAGGCTGTGATGACTTACAGCAAAAAGTTTGACCAATGCAAAGATTTccacaaacaaaatattcaaaataacgTAGACAATTCTTACTTACAGCAGTTTGCTTTAAAAAGCGAGGGCAGAAAAGGTACTGTTAAAACTCAAAAGCTGAAAGGTGACCCTTCATATTTGGAAATAAGCTCTAAGCCCAGGATTGAgcacaaaaaacattttgttagaTATGAAAAGGAAAGATTCTGTGCTGCAGCTACAgagaacattatacatgtagatagTGAGAATCAACAGAAATCTCAAGCAATGGATAGTGAGAATCAACTGAAGTCATATTTTGCACCACATAATTTAAATCAGATTGCCAACAGCAAGAACATGCagcaaaaag ATCCACCTAGGCTGAAAGAAAATGATTTGATTAATTTGAGTTTTGACATGTTGTTGGAAAATTACAACAAACCCACAAAATTGCCAGAATTTAAGTTCAGATTGAAAAGTAAATCAAGAAGTTTGCCTATTTGTAAAGTTGACCAAGATTTTATAAATACTACAGAACAGACATGGTTAGAATCAAGAAGTTTGACTATTTCTAAAGTTGAGGAGgatttcaaaaatacaattgGGCAAACACGGTTAGATACAAGAAGTTTGCCTTTTTGTAAGGTTGACCCAGCTTTTAATAATACCACAGAGCCAACACGATTAGAATCACATAGTTTGCCTATCTTGATTGCTGTTGATGCTGAAGAACATACTACAGATTTAACACCATTAAAGTCTAAATGTTTGCCTTTGTGGAAGGTTAGCCATGCTGTTGGAAGTACCACAGATccaaaattgtataaatcaagaagTTTGCCTTTCTGCAAGGTTGACCAGACTGTTGAAAGAACTACACAACAAAACCCCCCAAAAAATT ATGAGATCATCAATGTTCTAGGTCCATGTGAGAAAGAGGATAGTGACACAGGAAGTGATAAATCTGGGATTACATCTGCTAGACAAA GAAATAAAGATGATAAATCACTAGATATTTCCAGAAGGAAGTTAGAGGGAAGAAATAGTTCAGAGCataa AAATCATAAAGACATGCatagaaaatataaagtaaGTAGAAAAGAAGAGGATGCCTTAAACAGGAGACCTAGAGTCAGTGACGGATTAAAACAACATGCAATGAAAACAGATCGTCTTCATGGTCATAGCTCAAGACACAAAAGTAGACATGATAGAGAGTATAGAGAAAGGCATTCACACAGAATCAAGAAACATAAGGAAAAGTCCAAACATAGAAAACAGGATGTTAAAACATCAGAAAAATCACTACTGAGTGATATTGTAACACCAAGAGTTGACAAAGGTGTCCAAGCATGTGAAAGTGAtagaaaaacaagcaaaaatgtggtttctttacaaaataaaattgactgtaataaaatagataaactATGTCTCACAAGACCATATTCAAAAGGTTCAAAAATAGACAAGGCCAGTCACAAAGGAAGTGGAAATCGCAATACaagatattcatatgatgagaAGAGAAAGAAAAAGGGAAGTTTTGAAAAATCCTATTTATGTACAAACCTTAAGGAGGCAAAATCATACAACAAGAATTCTCGTACAGATAAATATAGGAGGACTAGAGGAGCTACGAAAAATATACAGGAACAACAAAAAAGGACGAAAGAATTGACAACAGTTTATCAGAACATGCAAGATAAAATCTTACAGAAACATTTAGAGGATGTCAGTACAACCAATAATGTGTATGATTGCTTGCATGTTATGGATGAAAAAGTGGATTTAATTTCTAGTGAACATGATGTGTTACCAAAATCACAAGCCACAGAATGGTCCAATGGTGAAAAACAATACAGTTTAACAAGCAATAACCAATCAAAACATGGCTTTCATTATGGAGGAATCTGGAAATCAATTACAAGAgagaaagtttga
- the LOC134712537 gene encoding uncharacterized protein LOC134712537 isoform X2 encodes MDSENQLKSYFAPHNLNQIANSKNMQQKDPPRLKENDLINLSFDMLLENYNKPTKLPEFKFRLKSKSRSLPICKVDQDFINTTEQTWLESRSLTISKVEEDFKNTIGQTRLDTRSLPFCKVDPAFNNTTEPTRLESHSLPILIAVDAEEHTTDLTPLKSKCLPLWKVSHAVGSTTDPKLYKSRSLPFCKVDQTVERTTQQNPPKNYEIINVLGPCEKEDSDTGSDKSGITSARQRNKDDKSLDISRRKLEGRNSSEHKNHKDMHRKYKVSRKEEDALNRRPRVSDGLKQHAMKTDRLHGHSSRHKSRHDREYRERHSHRIKKHKEKSKHRKQDVKTSEKSLLSDIVTPRVDKGVQACESDRKTSKNVVSLQNKIDCNKIDKLCLTRPYSKGSKIDKASHKGSGNRNTRYSYDEKRKKKGSFEKSYLCTNLKEAKSYNKNSRTDKYRRTRGATKNIQEQQKRTKELTTVYQNMQDKILQKHLEDVSTTNNVYDCLHVMDEKVDLISSEHDVLPKSQATEWSNGEKQYSLTSNNQSKHGFHYGGIWKSITREKV; translated from the exons ATGGATAGTGAGAATCAACTGAAGTCATATTTTGCACCACATAATTTAAATCAGATTGCCAACAGCAAGAACATGCagcaaaaag ATCCACCTAGGCTGAAAGAAAATGATTTGATTAATTTGAGTTTTGACATGTTGTTGGAAAATTACAACAAACCCACAAAATTGCCAGAATTTAAGTTCAGATTGAAAAGTAAATCAAGAAGTTTGCCTATTTGTAAAGTTGACCAAGATTTTATAAATACTACAGAACAGACATGGTTAGAATCAAGAAGTTTGACTATTTCTAAAGTTGAGGAGgatttcaaaaatacaattgGGCAAACACGGTTAGATACAAGAAGTTTGCCTTTTTGTAAGGTTGACCCAGCTTTTAATAATACCACAGAGCCAACACGATTAGAATCACATAGTTTGCCTATCTTGATTGCTGTTGATGCTGAAGAACATACTACAGATTTAACACCATTAAAGTCTAAATGTTTGCCTTTGTGGAAGGTTAGCCATGCTGTTGGAAGTACCACAGATccaaaattgtataaatcaagaagTTTGCCTTTCTGCAAGGTTGACCAGACTGTTGAAAGAACTACACAACAAAACCCCCCAAAAAATT ATGAGATCATCAATGTTCTAGGTCCATGTGAGAAAGAGGATAGTGACACAGGAAGTGATAAATCTGGGATTACATCTGCTAGACAAA GAAATAAAGATGATAAATCACTAGATATTTCCAGAAGGAAGTTAGAGGGAAGAAATAGTTCAGAGCataa AAATCATAAAGACATGCatagaaaatataaagtaaGTAGAAAAGAAGAGGATGCCTTAAACAGGAGACCTAGAGTCAGTGACGGATTAAAACAACATGCAATGAAAACAGATCGTCTTCATGGTCATAGCTCAAGACACAAAAGTAGACATGATAGAGAGTATAGAGAAAGGCATTCACACAGAATCAAGAAACATAAGGAAAAGTCCAAACATAGAAAACAGGATGTTAAAACATCAGAAAAATCACTACTGAGTGATATTGTAACACCAAGAGTTGACAAAGGTGTCCAAGCATGTGAAAGTGAtagaaaaacaagcaaaaatgtggtttctttacaaaataaaattgactgtaataaaatagataaactATGTCTCACAAGACCATATTCAAAAGGTTCAAAAATAGACAAGGCCAGTCACAAAGGAAGTGGAAATCGCAATACaagatattcatatgatgagaAGAGAAAGAAAAAGGGAAGTTTTGAAAAATCCTATTTATGTACAAACCTTAAGGAGGCAAAATCATACAACAAGAATTCTCGTACAGATAAATATAGGAGGACTAGAGGAGCTACGAAAAATATACAGGAACAACAAAAAAGGACGAAAGAATTGACAACAGTTTATCAGAACATGCAAGATAAAATCTTACAGAAACATTTAGAGGATGTCAGTACAACCAATAATGTGTATGATTGCTTGCATGTTATGGATGAAAAAGTGGATTTAATTTCTAGTGAACATGATGTGTTACCAAAATCACAAGCCACAGAATGGTCCAATGGTGAAAAACAATACAGTTTAACAAGCAATAACCAATCAAAACATGGCTTTCATTATGGAGGAATCTGGAAATCAATTACAAGAgagaaagtttga